The Deltaproteobacteria bacterium genomic sequence TCCTGCAATCGATCACGAACGTGCTCAGCCTGCTGTGATGCATGGGACGCCCCTTTCCGGTCACGGCACCCAGGCCGCGTCGAAATGAACGGACTGCTCGTCGTGGCGCGTGAGCAGATGCGCCGCCTTGGGATGGATCACGGACTTCGTCCGGCCCTTGCCGGCGAACTCCTCGATCGCAGCCCACGAATCCCAGGTGGTGATGGTCACGAACTCCACCTCGTCGCCCGCCGCCCGCCGCAGCACCCACGAGCCGCCGTAGCCCTTGATGCGGTGGATGCCGGGCAGGATTTCGTCGCGCAAAAGGCGATTGTACTCCTCGGCGTCCTTCGTTTTCGTCCACCCATGCCAGACCCGCATGATCATCGGATGCTCTCCCTTTGGCGCCGGGACTGATGCCCGCGCGTCCTTGACGACCGCCCCTTCCTTCATCACGAAAACGACGTTCTCCAGCGCGGACACGTCGCGCGTCGGGTCGCCCCGGACGGCGACGAGATCGGCGACCTTCCCTTTCGCGATCGATCCCGCCTCGTCGGCATGTCCGAGCATCTCCTGGGCGTTGATGGTCGCCGCCTGGATCGCCTGCAGGGGCGTCATCCCTCCGCGAACGAGAGCGGCGAACTCGCGCGGCAGCAGGTCCGGCGAGTTGTCCAGGCCGAAGACGATCCGCAGGTGGTGCGCGATCGCGCGCTTGAAGGCGGGCCCCTGTGCCGAGATGATCCTGCGAACCTTGGCGAGCATGACCGGCTCGAGTCCCAGCTTCTCTCCCTGCTCGGCGCCGTACTGGAACGTGTAGAGCGTCGGCACCAGCCAGGTGCCGCGCTTTTCCATCAGCGCCGCGCCCTCGTCGTCGAGCATGGTGCCGTGCTCGATGGAGTCCACGCCGGCGCGTACCGCCGCCTTGATCCCGCCGGTTCCCTCTGCGTGCACCATCACCCGCCGTCCGGCGCGATGCGCGACTTCGACCGCCCGGGCGATCTGCTCGTCGCTCAGCTCCTCGCGGGTATAGTCGCTGAACGGATCGACGATGCCACCGGTGCCCATCAGCTTGATCCAGTCGGCGCCGTATTTCAGGTCGCGGCGGACCACGGTCGCGACCGCATCGGGAGTGTCGGCGAGATTGAAACGGTCGAGGCGCTGATCGGCGGCGAGCTGGTTCGCGTCGCCGTGCCCGCCAGTGACCGTGACGTAGCTTCCTGCAGCGTAGATGCGCGGCCCCTGGATGAAGCCGCGCGCGACGCCTTCCCGGAGCGCGAACTGGCCGTAAGCGCCGTCGATCTCTCCGGCGTCGCGAACCGTGGTGAA encodes the following:
- a CDS encoding amidohydrolase family protein encodes the protein MRSAIVLLSLWAAAAAAEPRALVRAARVLDVQKGTWSADQGIVVAGGRIESVLPFAQARSGAPDAAIIDLGDLSVLPGFADCHAHLLGNLKDISAIGSLRMSSAQGAIWGVSNLKEWLDRGFTTVRDAGEIDGAYGQFALREGVARGFIQGPRIYAAGSYVTVTGGHGDANQLAADQRLDRFNLADTPDAVATVVRRDLKYGADWIKLMGTGGIVDPFSDYTREELSDEQIARAVEVAHRAGRRVMVHAEGTGGIKAAVRAGVDSIEHGTMLDDEGAALMEKRGTWLVPTLYTFQYGAEQGEKLGLEPVMLAKVRRIISAQGPAFKRAIAHHLRIVFGLDNSPDLLPREFAALVRGGMTPLQAIQAATINAQEMLGHADEAGSIAKGKVADLVAVRGDPTRDVSALENVVFVMKEGAVVKDARASVPAPKGEHPMIMRVWHGWTKTKDAEEYNRLLRDEILPGIHRIKGYGGSWVLRRAAGDEVEFVTITTWDSWAAIEEFAGKGRTKSVIHPKAAHLLTRHDEQSVHFDAAWVP